From one Rhodospirillaceae bacterium genomic stretch:
- a CDS encoding relaxase domain-containing protein, producing the protein MLSIGALSSAAQGASYYERDGYYAKDDPEHREASGWAGKGAEELGLKGPVDADTFRQVLEGKVPDGSGRQLGKRGKDGEIVHRPGRDLTFSAPKSVSLAALVGGDRRIVEAHDKAVAATLAWIEKNAAETRMKNPDAGKMARIGGQKIVAAAFRHDTSRNLDPQLHTHAVLANMVKGEDGKWRTMANEGLYARQKLIGMLYRSELAVLLTRLGYEVEKSHADGRFEIGGVPRETVEAFSTRRAEIEAAMAERNLGASADNPRLAERAALMTRAGKRDIDRAELWDVWAKQAAGLGLDARALVAEAIERSAAPEREAAPGSGPGRAADEIGQMELPFDGPAHAPGREAPAEAAPPSPAAEAMAWAMAHLSEREAVFARADLLAAALSHKPGAVGIGEAEREVAALEKAGMLHAVDLPGAEDSLATAKTIGEEREAIAAMRAGAGRGAALMQGWMVQGRLSGGPLTGGQRDAVKLILSAKDRVVGVQGYAGTGKTAMLNRARALAEKKHWRMIGLAPSASAAQTLASEAGIGTETLQRFLARNAGVAGGRLTEAGAKAMRAAFEKTILVVDEGSLASTVQARDLLRIANEVRIPRVVLVGDSKQLDAVDAGKPFAQLQAAGMKTATMDEIVRQRDPVLKEAVEASLKGDIETAFGKLGSNVAEVKPDNIAGAVAARWLRLTPEVRENTGIMAPSHELRQAINGHIRERLARDGTVHGPALHAQRLVSKGYTRAEKALAGNYAAGDVVVFHRPYKRLGVEKGSERRVAGVDHRNREVVLEGGENGPVRWKPGEIAGRKGGSEVYRTEYIELRAGDRIRWTRNHDGLGIVNSATATVDSIAGNRVTFALEDGRKLELGRHDPQLRHLDHAWASTVHAFQGRTVDRVIAAIEARHKHLTTQKSFYVEISRARDRAELVTDNAEDLKTQLEAVTGERIAALEGIGETKREAPDRTAEAGLDRALRPEGGTEQDIGTAREESRSPSKAPAKGPEPPVRDRGRGGMDLGL; encoded by the coding sequence ATGCTCTCGATCGGCGCGCTGTCCTCGGCGGCCCAAGGCGCGTCCTACTACGAGCGCGACGGCTACTACGCCAAGGACGATCCCGAGCACCGCGAGGCCAGCGGCTGGGCCGGGAAGGGAGCGGAAGAGCTCGGCCTGAAGGGGCCGGTCGACGCCGATACCTTCCGGCAGGTCCTTGAAGGCAAGGTGCCGGACGGCTCGGGGCGGCAGCTCGGCAAGCGCGGCAAGGACGGAGAGATCGTCCACCGTCCCGGCCGCGACCTGACCTTCTCGGCGCCGAAATCCGTCTCGCTGGCCGCGCTGGTCGGCGGCGACCGGCGCATCGTCGAGGCCCACGACAAGGCGGTGGCGGCAACCCTCGCCTGGATCGAGAAGAACGCCGCCGAAACGCGCATGAAAAACCCGGACGCGGGCAAGATGGCGCGGATCGGCGGCCAGAAGATCGTCGCCGCCGCCTTCCGTCACGACACCTCGCGCAATCTCGACCCCCAGCTCCACACCCATGCCGTGCTCGCCAACATGGTCAAGGGGGAGGACGGCAAGTGGCGGACGATGGCCAACGAGGGCCTCTACGCGCGCCAGAAGCTGATCGGGATGCTCTACCGCAGCGAGCTCGCGGTATTACTCACGCGGCTCGGCTACGAGGTCGAGAAGAGCCACGCCGACGGCCGCTTCGAGATCGGCGGCGTGCCGCGCGAAACCGTCGAGGCCTTCTCCACCCGCCGCGCCGAGATCGAGGCGGCGATGGCCGAGCGCAATCTCGGCGCCTCCGCCGACAATCCGCGGCTCGCCGAGCGCGCGGCGCTGATGACCAGGGCTGGCAAGCGCGACATCGACCGCGCCGAGCTGTGGGACGTGTGGGCGAAACAGGCCGCCGGTCTCGGCCTCGACGCCCGGGCGCTGGTCGCGGAGGCGATCGAGAGAAGCGCCGCGCCGGAGCGGGAAGCGGCGCCGGGATCCGGACCGGGCCGGGCGGCGGACGAAATCGGGCAAATGGAGCTGCCGTTCGACGGTCCGGCACACGCGCCCGGCCGCGAGGCTCCGGCGGAGGCCGCGCCGCCCTCGCCCGCGGCGGAGGCCATGGCGTGGGCGATGGCGCATCTCTCGGAGCGGGAGGCGGTGTTCGCCCGCGCCGACCTGCTCGCCGCCGCGCTTTCCCACAAGCCGGGCGCGGTCGGGATCGGCGAGGCCGAGCGCGAGGTCGCCGCCCTGGAGAAGGCCGGAATGCTCCACGCCGTCGACCTGCCCGGCGCGGAGGACTCGCTCGCCACCGCGAAGACCATCGGCGAGGAGCGCGAGGCGATCGCGGCGATGCGCGCGGGCGCCGGCCGCGGCGCAGCCCTCATGCAGGGCTGGATGGTGCAGGGGCGCCTCAGCGGCGGGCCGCTCACCGGGGGGCAGAGGGACGCCGTGAAGCTGATCCTGTCGGCGAAGGACCGGGTCGTGGGCGTCCAGGGATACGCCGGCACCGGCAAGACCGCCATGCTCAACCGGGCGCGGGCGCTGGCGGAGAAGAAGCACTGGCGCATGATCGGCCTCGCGCCTTCCGCCTCGGCGGCGCAGACCCTCGCCTCGGAAGCCGGCATCGGGACCGAGACCCTGCAGCGCTTCCTCGCCCGCAACGCCGGCGTGGCCGGGGGCAGGCTGACCGAAGCGGGCGCGAAGGCGATGCGCGCCGCCTTCGAGAAGACGATCCTGGTGGTCGACGAGGGCTCGCTGGCCTCGACCGTCCAGGCCCGAGACCTGCTCCGGATCGCCAACGAGGTCCGCATCCCGCGCGTCGTCCTGGTCGGAGACAGCAAGCAGCTCGACGCCGTCGACGCCGGCAAGCCGTTCGCCCAGCTCCAGGCCGCCGGCATGAAGACCGCGACCATGGACGAGATCGTCCGCCAGCGCGATCCCGTGCTGAAGGAGGCCGTCGAGGCGAGCCTCAAGGGCGACATCGAGACCGCTTTCGGGAAGCTCGGAAGCAACGTCGCCGAGGTGAAGCCCGACAACATCGCCGGCGCCGTGGCGGCGCGCTGGCTCAGACTCACACCGGAAGTCCGGGAGAACACCGGGATCATGGCGCCGTCCCACGAACTGCGCCAGGCGATCAACGGCCATATCCGCGAGCGCCTGGCGCGCGACGGCACCGTCCACGGCCCTGCGCTGCACGCGCAACGCCTGGTCTCGAAGGGCTACACCAGGGCGGAGAAGGCGCTCGCCGGCAACTATGCCGCCGGCGACGTGGTGGTGTTCCACCGGCCCTACAAGCGGCTCGGCGTCGAGAAGGGCAGCGAGCGCCGGGTCGCCGGCGTCGACCACCGGAACCGGGAGGTGGTGCTCGAGGGCGGCGAGAACGGTCCGGTGCGCTGGAAGCCGGGCGAGATCGCCGGGCGGAAGGGCGGCAGCGAGGTCTACCGGACGGAATACATCGAGCTCAGGGCCGGCGACCGCATCCGCTGGACCCGCAACCATGACGGGCTCGGCATCGTCAACAGCGCCACCGCCACGGTCGACTCGATCGCCGGGAACCGCGTGACCTTCGCGCTGGAGGACGGCAGGAAGCTCGAACTGGGGCGCCACGACCCGCAGTTGCGCCATCTCGACCATGCCTGGGCGTCCACCGTGCACGCCTTCCAGGGCCGCACGGTGGACCGGGTCATCGCCGCGATAGAGGCCCGGCACAAGCATCTTACGACCCAGAAGAGCTTCTATGTCGAGATCAGCCGCGCCCGCGACCGGGCCGAACTGGTGACCGACAACGCCGAAGACCTGAAGACTCAGCTCGAGGCCGTCACCGGCGAGCGCATCGCAGCGCTCGAAGGCATCGGCGAGACGAAGCGCGAGGCGCCGGACAGGACGGCCGAAGCCGGCCTGGACCGCGCGTTGCGGCCGGAAGGCGGAACGGAGCAGGACATCGGCACGGCAAGGGAGGAGAGCCGATCTCCCTCGAAGGCGCCGGCGAAGGGGCCCGAACCGCCCGTGCGCGACCGCGGCAGGGGAGGCATGGACCTGGGTCTGTGA
- a CDS encoding NYN domain-containing protein — protein MPEARETKSLAVLIDADNTSAKHAQAIFDEIVKLGEANVRRIYGDFSGSRLAGWNKAIQSLAILQHQQRSNSKGKNASDIALVIDAMDLMYKRTLDGVVLVSSDSDFTRLAQRLREEGLEVYGFGERKAVEAFRNACNRFIYVENLTEEGAEKDSGEENAGRGTEPPSKAVKMIATVIEGSDDDGWANLSDVGKKILALVPDFDPRSYGCRNLSTLVEKSGGFEIGKASSGGVRIRRKSAKRKAPGKAPGKAMTRASGKS, from the coding sequence ATGCCGGAAGCCCGCGAAACGAAGAGCCTTGCGGTCCTCATCGACGCCGACAACACCAGTGCGAAGCACGCCCAGGCGATCTTCGACGAGATCGTCAAGCTGGGCGAGGCCAACGTGCGGCGCATCTACGGCGATTTTTCAGGTTCCCGCCTCGCCGGCTGGAACAAGGCAATCCAGTCCCTGGCGATCCTGCAGCACCAGCAGCGCAGCAACTCGAAGGGCAAGAACGCCTCCGATATCGCCCTGGTGATCGACGCGATGGACCTCATGTACAAGCGCACCCTCGACGGGGTCGTCCTGGTGAGTTCCGACAGCGACTTCACGCGGCTCGCTCAGCGCCTGCGCGAGGAAGGGCTCGAAGTGTATGGCTTCGGCGAGCGCAAGGCGGTCGAGGCCTTCCGCAACGCCTGCAACCGATTCATCTATGTCGAGAACCTGACGGAAGAGGGTGCGGAAAAGGACAGCGGCGAAGAGAATGCCGGAAGGGGAACGGAGCCGCCCTCGAAGGCCGTGAAGATGATCGCGACGGTGATCGAGGGCTCCGACGACGACGGCTGGGCGAACCTGAGCGATGTCGGCAAGAAAATCCTGGCCCTCGTGCCCGATTTCGACCCGCGCAGCTACGGTTGCCGGAACCTGAGCACCCTGGTCGAGAAGTCGGGCGGGTTCGAAATCGGCAAGGCAAGCTCGGGCGGGGTGCGTATCCGGCGCAAGTCCGCGAAACGCAAGGCGCCCGGCAAGGCGCCCGGCAAGGCGATGACGCGCGCTTCAGGGAAGTCGTGA
- a CDS encoding type IV toxin-antitoxin system AbiEi family antitoxin, with the protein MFESAAPRARNVIADLVARGQYHFTSSELRSALGVSEAAARQALSRLAAKGEIASPARGFYVIVPPEYRRLGCLPADQFVPSLMEHWGIRYYVGLLSAAQYHGAAHHRPQEFQVVVDKNRPAIVCGAVRVAFVARRNLAAVPVERVNNPRGTIVVSTVEATAVDLVGYMHRAGGVDRVAGVLSELGEDVDPERLVEASQSASILWAQRLGYLLEHVGAGDRVAPLKEHVRQRARNYTKLLPGADATGAPRSKDWRLLVNASIEADA; encoded by the coding sequence ATGTTTGAATCTGCTGCACCCCGAGCGCGCAACGTCATCGCCGACCTAGTCGCCCGTGGCCAGTATCACTTTACCTCGTCCGAGCTTCGCTCGGCCCTCGGAGTCTCCGAGGCAGCCGCTCGCCAGGCGCTGAGCCGTCTCGCGGCCAAGGGAGAGATCGCAAGCCCCGCGCGCGGATTCTACGTCATCGTGCCGCCCGAATACAGACGGCTCGGCTGCCTGCCGGCGGACCAGTTCGTACCGTCGCTGATGGAGCATTGGGGCATTCGCTACTATGTCGGCCTCCTCTCGGCCGCGCAATATCACGGCGCGGCCCATCATCGCCCGCAGGAATTTCAGGTGGTGGTGGACAAGAACCGGCCTGCGATCGTCTGCGGCGCCGTCAGGGTTGCGTTCGTCGCGCGCCGGAATCTCGCTGCCGTGCCCGTCGAGAGGGTCAACAATCCGCGCGGCACGATCGTGGTCTCGACCGTGGAGGCGACGGCGGTCGATCTCGTCGGGTACATGCACCGCGCCGGAGGCGTGGACCGGGTGGCCGGCGTACTTTCCGAACTCGGCGAGGACGTTGACCCGGAGCGTCTCGTCGAGGCTTCGCAGTCGGCATCGATCCTCTGGGCGCAGCGTCTGGGCTACCTGCTGGAGCATGTCGGGGCAGGAGACAGGGTGGCGCCGCTCAAGGAGCATGTGCGGCAGCGCGCGCGAAACTACACAAAGCTCCTGCCCGGCGCGGATGCCACGGGTGCGCCGCGGTCGAAGGACTGGCGGCTGTTGGTGAACGCAAGCATCGAGGCGGATGCGTGA
- a CDS encoding nucleotidyl transferase AbiEii/AbiGii toxin family protein, with translation MIPRDYITQWRAQAPWNEDFQVEQDLVISRALVEIFSDPVLAGALAFRGGTALYKLYLTPPARYSEDIDLVQVEPGPAGPMMDALRNALDPWLGEARWKQSQGRVTFGYRFLSEDVPAIRLRLKVEINTREHFAVLGFSKRPFSVESRWYSGQADIATFELDELLATKMRALYQRRKGRDLFDLATGLGDARSNPGRIVAAFREYMDREGGPVTRAMFERNLAGKIGDAQFNADMSALLRPEFEWRPAERAGTVSEQLISLLPGEPWKGETEA, from the coding sequence GTGATCCCGCGGGACTACATCACCCAGTGGCGGGCGCAGGCGCCCTGGAACGAGGACTTCCAGGTCGAGCAGGACCTGGTCATCAGCCGGGCCCTGGTCGAGATATTCTCCGATCCCGTTCTCGCCGGGGCGCTCGCCTTCCGCGGCGGCACGGCGCTCTACAAGCTCTACCTGACGCCGCCCGCGCGGTATTCCGAGGATATCGATCTGGTTCAGGTAGAGCCCGGGCCAGCCGGCCCGATGATGGACGCCTTGCGAAACGCGCTCGACCCCTGGCTCGGCGAAGCGCGGTGGAAGCAGTCGCAGGGCCGGGTGACGTTCGGCTACCGGTTCCTGTCCGAGGACGTGCCGGCGATCCGGCTGCGCCTCAAGGTCGAGATCAATACCCGCGAGCATTTTGCGGTGCTGGGATTCAGCAAACGCCCGTTCTCGGTCGAGTCGCGGTGGTATTCCGGGCAGGCGGACATCGCGACCTTCGAGCTCGACGAACTGCTGGCGACCAAGATGCGCGCGCTCTACCAGCGGCGCAAGGGCCGGGATCTGTTCGATCTGGCGACGGGACTGGGGGACGCGCGGAGCAATCCGGGACGGATCGTTGCGGCGTTCCGGGAGTACATGGACCGCGAGGGCGGTCCGGTAACCCGCGCCATGTTCGAACGGAACCTTGCGGGGAAGATCGGCGATGCACAGTTCAATGCCGACATGAGCGCCTTGCTCAGGCCGGAGTTCGAGTGGCGGCCGGCGGAGAGAGCCGGGACAGTGTCCGAACAACTGATCTCGCTCCTCCCGGGCGAGCCGTGGAAGGGCGAGACGGAAGCATGA